The Acidimicrobiales bacterium genome includes a window with the following:
- a CDS encoding sigma-70 family RNA polymerase sigma factor — MVVETPVVAVGEPAAHSARHDAPSGSDRWGEFWATRSPAARNELTLVYLPVVRAAVGRLPAEMRVHWDPEDLESFGLLGLLDAIDRFEAGSDPRLFPAYAHKRVRGAVYDELRRLDWLPRSVRRRVVAYRRALDLLSGELGRTPSTAEVFAAMGVGANRGSEIMRDVQSAQLASIQQGDSAGDQPFSDHLMSDRDREPEQTVVASSEIEEMRLAVASLPERQRVVINLRFLGGLTQSQVATVLGLSTSRISQIESGALAELRRLLCEEWLQRLEEAV; from the coding sequence ATGGTGGTGGAGACCCCGGTCGTCGCCGTCGGCGAGCCCGCCGCTCACAGCGCGCGCCACGACGCTCCGTCGGGCAGCGACCGCTGGGGCGAGTTCTGGGCGACCCGCAGCCCCGCGGCCCGCAACGAGCTGACCCTCGTCTACCTTCCCGTCGTGCGCGCCGCCGTCGGCCGCCTCCCGGCCGAGATGCGGGTGCACTGGGACCCCGAGGACCTCGAGAGCTTCGGCCTGCTCGGCCTCCTCGACGCGATCGACCGCTTCGAGGCGGGCTCGGACCCCCGCCTCTTCCCCGCCTACGCCCACAAGCGGGTGCGGGGCGCCGTCTACGACGAGCTGCGCCGCCTGGACTGGCTCCCTCGCTCGGTGCGCCGCCGCGTCGTCGCCTACCGGCGCGCGCTCGACCTGCTCTCAGGCGAGCTCGGCCGCACGCCGAGCACAGCGGAGGTCTTCGCGGCGATGGGCGTGGGGGCCAACCGCGGCTCAGAGATCATGCGCGACGTGCAGTCGGCGCAGCTGGCGAGCATCCAGCAGGGTGACTCGGCGGGGGACCAGCCCTTCTCCGACCACCTGATGTCGGACCGCGACCGCGAGCCCGAACAGACCGTCGTCGCGTCGAGCGAGATCGAGGAGATGCGCCTCGCCGTCGCCAGCCTCCCCGAGCGCCAGCGCGTCGTCATCAACCTGCGCTTCCTCGGCGGCCTCACCCAGTCCCAGGTGGCGACCGTCCTCGGCCTCTCGACCTCGCGCATCTCCCAGATCGAGAGTGGCGCACTCGCGGAGCTCCGGCGGCTGCTCTGCGAGGAGTGGCTGCAGCGCCTGGAGGAGGCCGTCTGA